A region of Haladaptatus cibarius D43 DNA encodes the following proteins:
- a CDS encoding ParA family protein, with product MSDTPKIAISNQKGGVGKTTVAINVAGALNTCDHDVLFVDLDPQGNATEGLGLEEEYEAQPPTLFDVLTDHEAREDVDSLIVSHPEMDVLPSNIDMTSIEPELTMAMRGRERLGQVFDALDADYDVILIDCPPYLGNLTDNALLAAENVLIPALAESTSKRALEILFDQMEVLEAEYDTQVRDLGVVANRVETTNEAKTMLAWFDEAFSDVPVWEIRKRVTLQRAFSAGCSIFELEEDCDMTAQFLAIAEELERQLGLVEVTA from the coding sequence ATGTCTGACACGCCCAAAATCGCCATCTCGAATCAGAAAGGTGGTGTCGGAAAGACGACGGTCGCAATCAACGTGGCTGGAGCGTTGAACACTTGCGACCACGACGTACTCTTTGTCGACCTCGACCCCCAGGGGAATGCCACCGAAGGGTTGGGGTTGGAAGAGGAGTACGAAGCACAACCACCGACCCTGTTCGATGTGCTGACTGACCACGAAGCGAGAGAGGACGTGGATTCGCTCATTGTCTCTCACCCGGAGATGGACGTTCTCCCGAGCAACATCGACATGACTAGCATCGAACCCGAACTGACGATGGCCATGCGCGGACGCGAGCGACTGGGACAGGTGTTCGACGCTCTTGATGCCGACTACGATGTCATTCTTATCGACTGTCCGCCGTATCTCGGCAATCTTACTGACAACGCTCTGTTGGCCGCTGAAAACGTCCTCATTCCGGCGTTGGCCGAATCGACGAGCAAGCGCGCACTCGAAATTCTGTTCGACCAAATGGAAGTGCTCGAAGCCGAGTACGACACGCAGGTTCGTGACCTCGGAGTCGTCGCCAACCGTGTTGAGACGACGAACGAAGCGAAAACGATGCTCGCGTGGTTCGACGAGGCCTTTTCGGACGTCCCGGTGTGGGAAATTCGAAAGCGCGTCACGCTTCAGCGAGCATTCTCTGCGGGATGTTCGATTTTCGAACTCGAAGAGGATTGTGACATGACGGCCCAGTTCCTCGCCATCGCTGAAGAACTGGAACGACAACTCGGCCTCGTGGAGGTGACGGCATGA